A single Anopheles arabiensis isolate DONGOLA chromosome X, AaraD3, whole genome shotgun sequence DNA region contains:
- the LOC120905480 gene encoding autophagy-related protein 101, with protein MNARSQTFDLRMEGRQVDEAVLSIFHTILFHRSLGKFLYTEEAMYSVGTIGYRDVDCDFFDFTYVCCSSPRLEETLRREIGNFSRQLRSNDSGGTGQISLEFFQRKKTRWPFQTDCIPWEVWTIRLELLTLTNEDDRLQCRERVSDLLTDKVFCITEIMNRHDYVPKIPNQTELDMVFDTTYPDVQPYLFQFKFSTAGPSGTSVSNTMKKLIKETLNVSL; from the coding sequence ATGAACGCCCGCTCGCAAACGTTCGATCTGCGCATGGAGGGCCGGCAGGTGGACGAGGCGGTGCTGAGCATCTTCCACACGATCCTGTTTCACCGCAGCCTCGGCAAGTTCCTGTACACCGAGGAGGCGATGTACTCGGTCGGCACGATCGGCTACCGGGACGTGGACTGCGACTTCTTCGACTTCACCTACGTGTGCTGCAGCTCGCCGCGGCTGGAGGAGACGCTGCGGCGCGAGATCGGCAACTTTAGCCGGCAGCTGCGCAGCAACGACAGCGGCGGCACCGGCCAGATCAGTCTCGAGTTTTTCCAGCGCAAGAAGACGCGCTGGCCGTTCCAGACCGACTGCATACCGTGGGAGGTGTGGACGATACGGCTCGAGCTGCTGACGCTCACGAACGAGGACGACCGGCTGCAGTGCCGGGAGCGGGTGAGCGACCTGCTGACCGACAAGGTCTTCTGCATCACCGAGATCATGAACCGGCACGACTACGTGCCGAAGATACCGAACCAGACCGAGCTCGACATGGTGTTCGACACGACCTACCCGGACGTGCAGCCGTACCTGTTCCAGTTCAAGTTCAGCACGGCCGGCCCGAGCGGCACCTCCGTGAGCAACACGATGAAGAAGCTGATCAAGGAAACGCTCAACGTTTCGTTGTGA